The Aspergillus flavus chromosome 2, complete sequence region GGCGCGCGCCGGACTGGTGAAAGCCCATGGACTGGGCGATCGTCATGGCGCGGCGGGTGGTCATCCAGCTGCGGCGCAGATATCCGCAATTGGCCTCGTATAGGCTCTGCATCATGATGCACTCGAGGAATTCAACGCTGCCCACGAACTGATCGCGCGTGGTCACCAGACGGATGGCCATCTCGGCCAGTCGGTCGCGCATGGAGGACGGGGACTCAGAGAGACCCCTGATCTCGTCGTGGAGATCGGGGTGCAGGTGCTGTAGGAAGCTGGCCAGATGAAGCATGTGCCGGGCGATCAGCACGGGATGAACCCCGGTGCCTGTGATAGAGAGCAGAGGGCTGTGCGCGCGGGGGCCATCGCGATCGAGGATACTGTAAGGTGTAGTCAAGATCTCATGGAAAGGGATGGAATGGTGACTGTTGGCCGTGGTGATGCGGGCGATATCTTGCAGTGAGGGCAAGGCGCTGTACAGGGTGTGGGATATGTTTCCCCCGGGGGTCGTGTCCTCGGTATACGCCGGAGGTGGATGAGGACGTTGATCGATGCTGCGAGCCGAGGTGGAGTTGGCGTCCTGGGGCAAGACCTGGTCGAGTCGCGACTCCACTCGGCGCAGACGATCGCGCAGTTGGCGACTGCTGTCGATATGAGCGGGCACTTGCTCAGGGAACTCCTGGCTCACACATTGCGTCCATCGTCGGTGACACCCAACGCAGACCGCATCCTCGGGACGCTCGAAGACGCATTTCATCTTCCGTCGCTTACATTCCCAGCAGCTGCGGGTACCCCGACGCAGCTTTTTGCGCTTAAAGGGGGGCACACCTTCTAAGTTTGGTCTGCGGTCCATGGAGATGCAATTCTGGACGAGGTCAGCGACgggatgatgttgtttgaATTGGGGGTATCTGGCAGAGGGGATgactttaattaattaccATACCAGTTCGTCCGCCGCCGCGGCGGGCCAGCCGCATGTTTTGCGCCCGGTATTAGATTGGTACCGTAATTGGCTGTATTTCACAGTATGGCAGCACCGCCGGGGTTTCTTCCGCCGCACCGGCGGTCCAACGATTCCTCTTGCAACGTTCACGCCATTCAGTGACAACCCACATCATGAGTCTGCTAGTAGACTGCCCAGGcacatatataatatataacgCCGTAGCAATGCTGTGCACTAGGACAGTCCACCACTCCCACGTAGCTCTCCGGACAAAACACCCACTATGTCGCCCCCCACGCCGGAGACCAAGAATGACACAGACCATGGCCATGAGCTGCcatcctccacctccgccagTGGGCCTGGCGACGAGAAGGACCTCGCGTATGCGACGCCCCTGCGCTTGACCATGATCATGTGCACGTTGAGTCTCAGTACCCTGATCGCCGCCTTGGACTTGGTCAGTCTCCCAACGGTGTTACCGAGAAGAGCACTAAACTAGGAGTCCACAGGGTATCGTCGCTACCGCTATTCCCAAGATCACTAGCGATTTCCACGCCCTCGACCATATCGGATGGTATAGCGGGGCCTGTTTCCTGCTCGTCGGCACCACCTCCGCTCCCTGGGGTAAGATGTACAAATACTTCTCGGCCACCTACATCTACATGACCGCGTTGGGTCTTTATTTGGTGGGCAGTGTGGTTGCGGCGGCGGCCCCAAGCAGCATAGCTTTGATCATTGGACGCGCTCTGCAGGGCTGGGGCTGTGCCGGCACTCTGGGGGGCTCCGTGCTAATCATCAACTTCACGGCCGAACCCAAGCTCCGTCCGATGCTCATTGGTTTATGGATGAGTGTCTTTATGATTGCCACCACCATTGGGCCCCTGATTGGTGGCGTGTTTACCAGCGAGGTCAACTGGCGCTGGTGTTTCTGGGTTAACCTCCCCGTCGGCGGCACCGCCATGGCCCTGCAGTTCCTCTTCCTGCGCATGCCTAAGCACATCAAGCCCACCCCGGCAACCTGGACCAAGATTCTCCTCCACCTCGACCTCCCTGGATGGACCCTGCTATTCACCTCGGTCATCTGCTTCCTCTTGGCCATGGAATGGGGCGGTCTGGCGAAAGAATGGAGTGACGGCGCCGTCATCGCCACTTTGACCCTCTGGGTTGTCTTGTCCCTTGCATTTGTGGCCGTCGAGTGGTTCCAGGGCGATTTTGCGATGATGCCGCTGCGCCTGCTGAAGTCGCGTACCTCCTGGTCGCATCTCCTATATGCGTGGATGTAAGTAGTAGTGACCCGCTGACAAAAGAGAGAGCCGCCCCTAGACTAAACGCTCGCAGTGCCAATCTTGGAAACTTCCAAATCCTGTTCTATCTCCCCATCTACTTCCAGTCCGTGCATGGCTCGTCCGCCATCATGAGCGGCGTCTACAGTCTGCCGTTCATGGCCTTCTACGCTTTTGGTGCCATCGTCAGCGGTATTCTCGTCGGGAAGACCCGCTTGCTACAGCCCATTGAGTTAGTTAGCGGGCTGATCACCATGCTGGGCGCCGCCCTGATCTACTGCATCGACACTGGCACCCCCAAGGCCTGGTGGATCGGCGCCCAGGTCCCGTTTGGTTTGGGAATTGGCCTCGGAAACCAGGTGCCGGTGACCGCGCTGCAGGGCTTTGCCACACCAGAAACCGTGGCCGCCACAATGGGCGTGGCCTTCAGTGAGTTGTACGGAGTTGACTGCAGTGATTGCCACTAACAGTGTCTCCAGTGTGTCAAGCCATCAGCGGCGCCTATTTTGTATCAGCCGGCAAttccatcttcaacaacTACATGCTGAAGACTCTATCGGTCACGGCTCCGCAGCTCAATTCCTCTGAGATCTCGTATATGGGTGTGACCGAGCTGAAGAATGCCTTCCACGGGGAGGACTTGGCCTTGATTCGGCAGGCATACATGGTTGGCATCAAGGAtgtctttgcctttgctCTGGCTGGGGCATGCCTCACAGTCGTCCTAGCCCTGATAGTTCCTTTCGAGAAACTGCCAGACCATGAAGCCAAGAAGGACGAGGATAAGGAGGCGGCTGACAAGGCCTCTTGAATGGGGTAGAAGCCGAGAACAACGCGAGGACGATGCCGTAGGCGAGCGCAGAATGTGTTATTTCCGGTGTAGacaataattattagtttGGTGCTGGACCAAAATGGATTGAATTGCTCTCGTTTGCTATCTTCACCTGGGCTGCCCAGCTCCGGACCCGGTGCCTAAAGTTAGCGGTAGTAGTCTCTAACTTTCGGGGCGACAGGACCTAAAGATAAAACTTCTTGGGGGCGGTAAGGTACTGCTAGATGCGAACTATCAAAGCGGTAAAGATACTCGGAACCGGACTATTCCATAATCCGATATCTAAACCAATCTAAAGCCTCGGTTTGGTCCGCCGTAAAGAGCCGTCTCTCGCCCCCACTGCTGATAATAATAAGCACAGCCTCCAATTTCCTGGATCATCCATCCACAACTTGATACTTAAGCGAAACATCATGACTTCAGAATACAGATTTATGTGTCCAAGACCGAGGACATCATGGGCATGTGTTCATTGCAAAGTAAAAAGGACACGTTGTCTAAGGGAAACCCCACAAGCGCCATGCCGACGGTAGAGTAAGCCTCAGTCATCAATTTTCACACTCTGATAATTTTAACTAGATGCCAAACGCTTAAATTGGAATGCCGGATTGCTACAAATAATACCAAAGACACACGAGAACCTAAAGTAGAAGAAGATGTTCTGTCGAGGTTGTTTGATGCTCAGCCGAGGCCTCCGCCACCGAAGAATGTGGTGGATGTTCATCGTCAAATATTCCAGGCAAAGTTCGATATCTCAGGACGACAATCGGCTGGACCATCTTTAGTTACTACATCTGACGACGGAAGAGCACGCCCCCCAGTGCTTGACCAGAAAAAGGCTGATCACCTCCTAAACAAGTTCCGAGCCAAGAGCTCTTATTTCCCATTTGTGACACTACCTCATAATATAGCCTCCGCGGAGCATCGCTTCCTCTATCTTGCTGTGCTTACTGCGGCATCCTCAGATGACATCGCTCTACTGAGGAGCTTGGATAACAGGTTTCGGTCCGTGTTAGCGGATCGGATTGTGAACGCTGGGGAAAAAAGTCTGGACTATCTTCAGGGTTTGCTCATCTACCTCGCATGGTGAGTATcaccgaaaagaaagtaagtaGTTGGGGTAGACTAAAGAGCGTTTAATAGGTACAACCTGCATCTACGGCCACGAAGCTTTCAGTCCTACCAGTATCTCCAAATTGCTATCAGCATGATGGTGGACCTCGGGTTGGACGATGAAGCTATTGCAAAAACGGAATTTGACCGTTCATCGCCATCGAGCAAGAATGAAGCTCTGGATGCCTGCCTTGGATGTTATTACCTTTCTTCTCTGTAAGTATTAGATCCGAAGGGGCTACTCCGGTCTCTAACAATCGTGGACAAGCATTGCAACAGGGACCAAACGTGACAACATGGTGACCCTCTCCTCCAACCTGAGAGGCTATCTACTTCGACTATCCCAGAAAGAGTGCACACGTGGGAAAATGATGTACTCTTGTATTCGGCTTCAGTCGGCGATAGAAGCAGCATACAAAGGGGCTGAGAGGCAAGATGTCTTCTGGCCAGCAGACAGTCAGCTTACGTCAGATCTCTCCTTGAATACTCGTATGCTCTCCCACGTCTTACGGCGAAAGGGCTATCTATCTGATACTTTCGTCTTCCAGCTTCAATTAATATTGCACGACTTACCCTTTCGCTGCTAGAGGAAGCAAGCATATACCGTCTGCAGCCGGCACTTCTCGAATTCGACCTCCTCAAATTCCAGTCCATCATGAGCAAAGGAAGAGCATTCTTGGACTATTTCATATCTGTTCCGACGTCAGACTTTGCCAACTTATCATTTTCTGAATGGGAACGACTAATTGCAGCCATCCATGTTATTACAGAAATTATCTCAGGCGCAGCTAGCTTACCAGGTATCGTTGCAGCGGTTGGAGAGGAGTCCCGGACCCTAACCAGATACCTTGAGTGCTTGGCAAATCGGATGGAAAAGCTTTCGCAGTCTGGTAGGAATCCCGGTGAACACCCGGATATGTTTTATTTGTTCAAGTCTGTCTTGGATCTACTCTGTCCCCTCCCTCTCGCCGCAACCTACGACCAAGGGTTGCCTCCAGCTGTGAATCCTCAGCCGCACCACGGAAAGAAGCGATGTCCGGTTCTGTCTGGTATTCGAGAAACAGAATTCTGGGATGCATACCAAACCTCTCTTCCTGCGGATGACATTGACATCGATCTAGATATGTTGTTCACGAATGGGTTTCTATCAGAACTATCCCCCGAGCAGTGGATGGATGCGTCCGAGGATACCAGCTACACATGAAATACCTCAGAGCATTTGTATATTCCTTATACTAGAAATCTCCACTCACAAACATGAACCACTTATTCACAATCCCCAAGCAATACCACCCCTCCCCCTAAATCTCCTTCCCGTTAATATCTCTAGGTTGATACGCAAGACTCGCCCTCGACAAAGCAACCACAGCATCACTCCTCCTCCCCTCAAGCCAATGCTCAAACATATCAATTCCCGCAAAAGCAGGACCCCCAGTCCAGAACTTGCCATCAATCACCCAACGAGCCGTTTCCCAAGTAGTCTCGGGACAATCCTTCTTGACATAATCAAGAAACTCCCAATTAGTTGTCGCACGTTTACCACGAAGCAAGCCGGCCTTGGCGGCCACAATGCCACCAGTGCAGGTGGTGAAAAAATAATCGACCTCGTCGACCTTACGGTGCAGGAATTCACGGTAGGAGTCTGGGATGTTGTTCCAGAAATCGGGGCCAGGGCCGCCTAGGAGGATAGCGTCGAGTTTGGGACATTCGGCGAAGGTGGTGGTTGGTTGGATTTTGAAGCCGCTCATCAGACATACGGTGTCCATTGTTGGGGCGATGTAGTGGAAGTTGATGTCGATGCCTTGGTCAACCAGTTCGTCTGCGACGAAGCCATCGCGGTTGATGTGGCTGAGCATGGTTTTGGATCCGGAGATGAGGAGGTCGACGGGACCGGCGACGTCCAGGAGCTGGAAGTCGTAGAGGACGATACCGAGCTGGAAGGGAGCCATTTTTTAGATCTGAGTGTATTTCGAAGAAGTGTGAATGAGGGAAGTTGTGAGAATgttttagatattaattgATAAGGTAGAAGTGTATTTGCCCATCGGGGTTTATATAGATGTTCTATAGATGCTGTATAGATGCTGGATCGGCTAAAACTTCCTTCCGCAAGATGCCCTCGCGTAACGTTTCCTTCCGCGGTGCGGTCTTGGCAGCTGATCAATCTAACCCTAACATAGAGGGAGTTACAACTCACCTGGAAAATAAGAGAATGATTACACTCTCTTGATCTTGAATGGGAACAAGCTAATAAGGCTTCCAGTTCTGACTTCACATGCTTACGCATGTTGCTGGGCAAAGAATAGGCTAAAGAATTAAGTGTAAAAGGCATCATTCGGCGGTGAACTCCGAATTCTATGTTCCGGCCAGGGATTCAAGATATATGACCATGTCTTACATTCTGGACACACATGTAAACATAGAGGAACGGACGCTTAACTCTATCTTGTCCCATTGAGACCTGAATATACGGGTATTACCTAAGGAAAAAGCCTCAGGAAAGGGTCATCCAGGACGCCACCGCTTCATGCTATTGCCACTCCAGTGCAGGACCTTCGACGTATATCCTTCATTTATCTTGACAGAAAAGACGAGACATGAGACGTTCACATCATTAAGAGCATAGATAACAAAACAATACCATTGGAAAAAGCAATGGTATAGCGTGTTGTTCATGTAGAGTATCCCTTCTGAAGTTTACTTCGGCTAGCAGCTAACTGTGCAATTGTCGCAACCGTACTGccgatgatatcaaagataGCAATATTGGCCTTCAACTCCGTATCAAGCCACGTCCGAAGCTCTACAGCGACGAGAGAATCCACCCCGTATTTGCTTAGGTGTTTATCGGGATCAATATCCTTCTCGTCCATTGCCAGAGCGCTGGAGAGTTTAGCAGTTAGAGCTCTTGTAACTGCATGGCTACCTTCCTGCAAAGACCGGGCATTTTCCATGGCCGCTGCAAGTTGGAAAGTCTGCTCTCGACTCGGTAAGTCTTGTGAGTGTGCTTCGTCCAGTGTCATACACTTAAATAATGGCTTCTCTGGCCAATTTGCTCTTTCTCTGACTTCGGGTTGAACACCGATTGAGGGTTGGCAGTCAAGCTCATATCCATGCAAGGGGCTACAGTAGCAGTCAACCAGAGCCTTAAGCTCAGATTCTGTTATGGGTGTAGAAACAGAATTTGATTGCCATCTTGGCAAAAGCTTCGGATTGTTTGCCACAGCTCCAGTATATATGATTAGGCCCAGATCTAGTGACGCAGCACTCTCGCCCATGTTCACTCGGTACCGCGCGAGAGCGTCCTGAAAAGTGTTTCCGGCAGCATAGTTAGCTTGACCATGAGTGCCAATGATGCCCGATAAAGACGAGAGTAGAATGAAGAATTCCATTCCCCCTGGCAAAAGACAGTGTAGATTCCACGATCCTTGAGCTTTTGGCTTTACTGCTGCCTCCCAGTCTTTGTATGACATACTCTCGAAGGTACGATCCTAAGCCATTTTAGCAAGGGGAGGGTCGTAGGCATAATGTCATTGACTAACCCGCAAGACCATGGCAGCCTGGATACACCCCTTGATAGGAGGTAGTTGAGGCTGCCATTCTTCAAGCACCTTTCGCAAGGAGCTCTCGTTACATATATCACAAGCTAAGGCAATAGCCCTCGCACCCTTCGATTGTAAAGAGTTGATAAACTTCATGGCTTCAGGGCCTTTGGCTCCTGAGCGTGAGAGCAGGAGCAGGGTTCGGGCGCCACGATCCACAAGCCAGGCTGCGATGCTTTGGCCAATACCCCCGAGACCACCCGCAATCACATATGTTGCGTTGCCGTCGCAGGTGAAGTTAGGCTTTGTATTCATGACGGTCTGTCATACGGGCTTAGCTGTGAAAGACCTATTAAAAGGTTTTGTACGTACCGTGACCATATCTTCCATTCCCACATCGATTACCAACTTCCCTTGGTGCTTGCCTGTCTGCATGAATCTGAAGGCAGCCTCAATATCACCAATCCTGTAAGTAGTAATTGGCTGCACTGGTCGCAAAGTACCGTCTGACATCAATGATAGTATGTCGTCCAAAGCCGATAAGCAGAGGTCGGGTCGATCCATCATCACCCCCCCTAAATCGAACCCTCTGAACATGGTATTGCGAAGGAACATGCTGAGAGGCAGATTATTATTTGACAAGATATCCCGCTTTCCAATTTCAATAAAGCGGCCATATGTTGCAATACATTTCCAGGAAGCCAGCATTGCCTCACCGGATAGAGAGTTTAATACCACGTTAACGCCTTTGCCTCTGGTTCTTCTCATTACCGCTTTTGCAAACCCTGTTGATCGGCTAGAGAATATATGGTCTTCAGGAATTCCATACACTTCCATAATCAATTGCTTTTTAGATTCAGAACCGACAGTCGTATATATCTCCGCACCGACGTATTGTGCAATTTGAATAGCCGCCTGCCCGGTACCGCCGGCCCCTGAGTGGATTAGTATCGATTGCCCGGCTTGAAGGGAGGCAGCTTGTCTTAGTGCAATATAAGATGTAACGAAGCTAACTGGAATGGAAGCTGCATCCGTGTATGACATGCCTGCGGGAATAATTGCGACTGGGCCTGTCTCTGGGAGGCGAATGTAGGTGGAAAAAGCAGTGGGATATAGAGCAGCAACGCGATCCCCAACCTTGATTCTTCTACATGAGTCCCCGACGCGGACAACAACACCAGCGCATTCAAGGCCTGCGTCGTTCGACTCAAGTTGGCCTAAGGACACCAGTACATCACGAAAGTTGATACCAACCGATCTGTTTTGGATCTCAATTTCATTAGGTCCCAGATGCTGTTGTACAGCATAGTCCTCAATAAATTTGAATCCGTTTAGCATGCATGGTGAGTATACGTCCAGTTTAAGAGGTGGACCGGAGCCGAATTTCTGCTTCATTTCTGCTGCCACTTGTTCCAGTTCATAGATAGCTTTGTTTAGAACCGGATCAACAGTTAATCGAGGAATATGCAAAAGCCCGTTGGACTCAATATATTCCGTATCGATACTTTCTGTGGCACTCAAAATTCGTTGGCTAAGCTTTGCGATGGTCTCAAAATGAGGGACTTTTGGCGTTTCCGTAGGGTCCAGTGCAAGGATGTAGCGAGATCTGTTCCCATCTTCTTCCGACAGTACTCTAAGCAGCCCATCTATCAGGTGCGACTTCGGCTGTGAGAGCTGTTTCCCGCCTCCGTTAGTTACCCATAACATAGGATCGGCCGAAAGTAGAAGAGGCTGCAGTCTATTGTATATGTCCTCCCCGATATCATATAACACTGGTTTTTGATACTCTAGGAGGAAAACCCGCAGGGTCGCTTTAGAATCGGGGGTTGCATCCTGGATTGGAATGAGCCTAGCAAGATTGGTTTGAGTTGTGTAATGACGGGCAAGAGTACGTCCTAGGTCCAGCTGTGCAAGATCATTAGGCTCATATACAATGTCAATGGGCCGATCGTAGGTTAATTGAGA contains the following coding sequences:
- a CDS encoding putative ThiJ/PfpI family transcriptional regulator: MAPFQLGIVLYDFQLLDVAGPVDLLISGSKTMLSHINRDGFVADELVDQGIDINFHYIAPTMDTVCLMSGFKIQPTTTFAECPKLDAILLGGPGPDFWNNIPDSYREFLHRKVDEVDYFFTTCTGGIVAAKAGLLRGKRATTNWEFLDYVKKDCPETTWETARWVIDGKFWTGGPAFAGIDMFEHWLEGRRSDAVVALSRASLAYQPRDINGKEI
- a CDS encoding permease of the major facilitator superfamily — translated: MSPPTPETKNDTDHGHELPSSTSASGPGDEKDLAYATPLRLTMIMCTLSLSTLIAALDLGIVATAIPKITSDFHALDHIGWYSGACFLLVGTTSAPWGKMYKYFSATYIYMTALGLYLVGSVVAAAAPSSIALIIGRALQGWGCAGTLGGSVLIINFTAEPKLRPMLIGLWMSVFMIATTIGPLIGGVFTSEVNWRWCFWVNLPVGGTAMALQFLFLRMPKHIKPTPATWTKILLHLDLPGWTLLFTSVICFLLAMEWGGLAKEWSDGAVIATLTLWVVLSLAFVAVEWFQGDFAMMPLRLLKSRTSWSHLLYAWIANLGNFQILFYLPIYFQSVHGSSAIMSGVYSLPFMAFYAFGAIVSGILVGKTRLLQPIELVSGLITMLGAALIYCIDTGTPKAWWIGAQVPFGLGIGLGNQVPVTALQGFATPETVAATMGVAFMCQAISGAYFTLSVTAPQLNSSEISYMGVTELKNAFHGEDLALIRQAYMVGIKDVFAFALAGACLTVVLALIVPFEKLPDHEAKKDEDKEAADKAS